A stretch of Littorina saxatilis isolate snail1 unplaced genomic scaffold, US_GU_Lsax_2.0 scaffold_1251, whole genome shotgun sequence DNA encodes these proteins:
- the LOC138954700 gene encoding fibronectin-like (The sequence of the model RefSeq protein was modified relative to this genomic sequence to represent the inferred CDS: added 76 bases not found in genome assembly): MAVKEYGYQGVLGVITSTTAAQSLPDVRVTTVTSSTITVTWSVTESEGVTSYRVRVSQPNSGMFHETEVDDRSNGMTIEHLDPDTEYEIRVMAVKENGYQDLLRIITATTAPAAPSVQVTTVTSSSITVTWSVTESEGVIAYRVMVSNPRSGLFHENEVDVSAHETTVDQLDPDTEYEIRVMAVKEYGYQGVLGVITSTTAPVAPSVQVTTVTSSSITVTWSVTESEGVIAYRVMVSNPRSGLFHENEVDVSAHETTVDHLDPDTEYEIRVMAVKEYGYQGVLGVITSTTAPVAPSVQVTTVTSSSITVTWSVTESEGVIAYRVMVSNPRSGLFHENEVDVSAHETTVDHLDPDTEYEIRVMAVKEYGYQGVLGVITSTTAAQSLPDVRVTTVTSSSITVTWSVTESEGVTSYRVRVSEPNSGLFHQIEVDGGAHGTTIEHLEPDTEYELQVIPETLYRLLTPSEIMTVKTTQ, encoded by the exons ACGTGCGGGTGACAACAGTGACGTCATCCACCATCACTGTGACGTGGTCGGTGACGGAGAGTGAAGGGGTGACTTCTTACAGAGTGAGGGTTAGCCAGCCCAACTCGGGCATGTTCCATGAAACCGAGGTGGATGACCGTTCTAACGGAATGACCATTGAACATCTAG ATCCGGACACAGAGTACGAAATACGAGTTATGGCGGTGAAGGAGAACGGGTATCAAGATCTTTTACGAATCATTACCGCAACCACAG CCCCAGCTGCCCCAAGCGTGCAGGTGACAACAGTGACGTCATCCAGCATCACAGTAACGTGGTCGGTGACGGAAAGTGAAGGGGTGATTGCCTACAGAGTGATGGTTAGCAATCCCCGCTCAGGCTTGTTCCATGAAAACGAGGTGGATGTCAGTGCTCACGAAACAACCGTTGACCAACTAG ATCCGGACACGGAGTACGAAATACGAGTTATGGCGGTGAAGGAATACGGGTATCAAGGAGTTTTAGGAGTCATTACCTCAACCACAG CCCCAGTTGCCCCAAGCGTGCAGGTGACAACAGTGACGTCATCCAGCATAACAGTGACGTGGTCGGTGACGGAAAGTGAAGGGGTGATTGCCTACAGAGTGATGGTTAGCAATCCCCGCTCAGGCTTGTTCCATGAAAACGAGGTGGATGTCAGTGCTCACGAAACGACCGTTGACCATCTAG ATCCGGACACGGAGTACGAAATACGAGTTATGGCGGTGAAGGAATACGGGTATCAAGGAGTTTTAGGAGTCATTACCTCAACCACAG CCCCAGTTGCCCCAAGCGTGCAGGTGACAACAGTGACGTCATCCAGCATCACAGTGACGTGGTCGGTGACGGAAAGTGAAGGGGTGATTGCCTACAGAGTGATGGTTAGCAATCCCCGCTCAGGCTTGTTCCATGAAAACGAGGTGGATGTCAGTGCTCACGAAACGACCGTTGACCATCTAG ATCCGGACACGGAGTACGAAATACGAGTTATGGCGGTGAAGGAATACGGGTATCAAGGAGTTTTAGGAGTCATTACCTCAACCACAG CCGCCCAAAGCCTGCCCGACGTGCGGGTGACAACAGTGACGTCATCCAGCATCACAGTGACGTGGTCGGTGACGGAGAGTGAAGGGGTGACTTCCTACAGAGTGAGGGTTAGCGAGCCCAACTCGGGCTTGTTCCATCAAATCGAGGTGGACGGCGGTGCTCACGGAACGACCATTGAACATCTAG AGCCGGACACGGAGTACGAGCTACAGGTGATTCCCGAGACTCTGTACCGCCTTCTCACCCCGTCCGAGATCATGACCGTCAAAACCACGCAGTGA